The Shewanella pealeana ATCC 700345 genome contains the following window.
TCGGCGCCTGCAGGAGTTAGAAAAAACCTTAGGTTGCCAGCTACTTATTCGCACGACTCGTCAAATTGAGTTAACCGAGAATGGCCGGTTGCTTTATCAGCAGGTCAGTCAGCCGCTAACCGAGGTCACCCAAGCCGCCAAACTCCTTAGCAATCAGCAGAAATCATTGCAAGGTGTGTTACGCGTCGCGGTCCCAGCAGCGCTTATCACCTCCAATATGTTTAGCCTATTAATCGATAAATACCTAGGCCAGTTTCCCGATGTCTTGTTAGAGGTACTACACTGTCAGGAGAGCGTCGATCTCAAACGAGAGAATATCGATATCCAAATCTTACCCGACGGAGTGAAAGTGCAAAATGAAGATTATGTACAACAAACCCTGCTGCGTTTTCCCAGTAGTTTAGTCGCATCAAAGGAATACCTTCAAAGCCACCAGCCCATTACAGAGTTAAGTGAGTTAGTCGCTCACCCATTAATGGTCAGTCGCTATAACCAAGCCTCTTTACCCGATACCCTAACCCTTAGGCTCTGCTCTGATGATCTGCGCTTAATTCAGCATATGGCGACAACGGGCAAAGGCATTGCGCTGCTGCCAAGTATTTTACTTAAAGACGCCCTTAAATCCGGTGAGTTAACCGCAATATTGGTCAACGAAAAACTACCTGAAATCAAACTGACGCTTATCTACCCTTCAAAGCAGTTTTTACCGGAAAAGACCCGAGCGCTAATCACACTGCTTAGAGATACTTTTAAACTCACTTAAAAAGCAAGAAACTTAAACCACAAGCGCTTTGCGGCTAAACGCTGTTAGACCAAGTACTGTTCAACTGAGCGCTATTTAATTAAGAACTTTAGACATAGGCACGCAAGCGAGCTCGAAACCCAGAGGGTGTATCCAAGTACTTGGTGCACTGGCCACATAACCTAAACTTTGGTAGAAACCTTGAGCATTCAAAGAGGAAGAGAGTGATAGCTTGTTAAGCCCAGAAGCAAGGGCTTGTCGCTCAAGCTCAATAGTCAGAGCTTTACCGACGCCTTTACCTACACTTTGCGGTGCAACAAACAGAGACTCAAGACTCGCGGTCTCCACATCGATAAAACCAAAGCCGAGTAGTTTGCCATCTTGTTCAAATACCAGCGCCTTAAGCTTTAGCAGTATCTGGTCGAACTCTTGTGGCATAGGCGAGTTAGCCCACTTGCTGGTGATTTCAGCGGAGTAATCAGGTACACATGAGGTTAAGATTGCCTCGGTCCGCAACTGCCACACTTTGCCTGTATCTGATTTTTTAGCGAAACGTATCATAAATGATCCTTTCTTAATTTAACGGCCCACTTTAGATAATAAAAAAGCCAGTAGCGATAAGCTACTGGCTTTTATCAATATCAATGTTCATTAGAACACGATATGACTCACTAATTATTTAATATTAAAGCTTATAGTTTGCACCTAGGAAGAATGCACGACCCGTGGTGTCATAGTACCCTGCGCCATCGTAAACATATGGGTTACGTGGTGGCTCAATATCAAAGGCATTCAAGACACCGAAGCGTAAAGATAGATCATCATTAAAGGCATAAGAACCAGTGAAGTCCCAAACTGTATGCGATGGAATATCGTTATAGTTGTTGTTCTCTGGCTTCCAGTCGTTGCTAGCAACGGCTGAATGACGGTAGTTCGATCTTGCTTCTAAACTTAGTGCGTCATACTTCCAGCCTAAGCTAAACATCGCCTTCCAACGTGGATCTGTGTACTCACCCACATCAACTTGTAAGTCTTCAGCAAAGCCTGTTGGGTTGGTTTGCCATTGCTCTAAGTAAGTAGCAATAACATGAACGCGGAAGTCACCAAAGCTATCAGTTGGAATATCGTACTGACCTTCGATATCTAGACCTTTCACATCAAACGATGCTGAGTTTACAGGGCTCTGTACGAAATCGACGATATCTCCTGATACTGGATCACGAGTAAATCGATCACAATAGACATTATCTAATGACTCAGAGTCATAGCAATAACGTACGGCTGTATCGACACCTATGTATTGAATCGCATCAGAGATCTCAAATGCCCAGTAATCAACTGTGATAGAGAATCCATCTAGGTAGCTAGGGGTATAAACTGCACCAACAGTGTAATCGTTTGAAGTCTCAGCTTTTAGGTCTGGATTACCTGCATTGCTTCCAGGATGGTTACTCAAGTACCAAGAATCTGATGGGTTCCAACCTTCTGGCAAGCCTGATGCTT
Protein-coding sequences here:
- a CDS encoding LysR family transcriptional regulator, with the translated sequence MNISLDDLHLFVLTVQHGGISAAAKQHSLQRSKVSRRLQELEKTLGCQLLIRTTRQIELTENGRLLYQQVSQPLTEVTQAAKLLSNQQKSLQGVLRVAVPAALITSNMFSLLIDKYLGQFPDVLLEVLHCQESVDLKRENIDIQILPDGVKVQNEDYVQQTLLRFPSSLVASKEYLQSHQPITELSELVAHPLMVSRYNQASLPDTLTLRLCSDDLRLIQHMATTGKGIALLPSILLKDALKSGELTAILVNEKLPEIKLTLIYPSKQFLPEKTRALITLLRDTFKLT
- a CDS encoding GNAT family N-acetyltransferase: MIRFAKKSDTGKVWQLRTEAILTSCVPDYSAEITSKWANSPMPQEFDQILLKLKALVFEQDGKLLGFGFIDVETASLESLFVAPQSVGKGVGKALTIELERQALASGLNKLSLSSSLNAQGFYQSLGYVASAPSTWIHPLGFELACVPMSKVLN